One window from the genome of Lentibacillus daqui encodes:
- the uxuA gene encoding mannonate dehydratase has product MQMTMRWYGENDDNTTLQQIRQIPNVKGVVGALYDVPIGEIWHEDKIRTLKNQVEQAGLTLEVIESVNIHDDIKIGLPSRDKYIENYIETIKNLSKYGIKVICYNFMPIFDWTRTNLAYELEDGSTVLSYDQEIINQIDPNIMVKSLTDNSNGFVMPGWEPERLNELESLFEKYKGVDENKLRENLKYFLQAIIPTCEECDIKMAIHPDDPPKSIFGLPRIVKNFEDLKGIIQMVDSPSNCLTLCTGSLGENPNNDLPSIIHYFGDRNKIAFAHCRNIKFTDKESFHEVAHLSSMGSLDMYEIMKALYDVGFDGYMRPDHGRMIWGENGRPGYGLYDRALGIAYLNGLWEAVAKSEA; this is encoded by the coding sequence ATGCAGATGACAATGAGATGGTATGGTGAAAATGATGATAACACTACATTGCAACAAATAAGACAAATCCCAAATGTTAAAGGTGTAGTAGGCGCACTTTATGATGTTCCGATTGGTGAAATATGGCATGAAGATAAAATTAGAACACTAAAAAATCAAGTTGAACAAGCGGGATTAACACTTGAAGTAATTGAGAGTGTTAATATACATGATGATATTAAAATAGGTTTACCGAGCCGTGACAAATATATAGAAAATTATATTGAAACGATTAAGAACTTGTCGAAATATGGAATTAAAGTTATATGCTATAACTTTATGCCGATTTTCGATTGGACAAGAACTAATTTAGCCTATGAATTAGAAGATGGTTCAACAGTGCTATCATACGATCAGGAAATTATTAATCAAATTGATCCAAATATTATGGTTAAATCATTAACGGATAATTCCAATGGATTTGTGATGCCAGGTTGGGAACCTGAACGACTAAATGAGTTAGAAAGCTTATTTGAGAAATATAAAGGCGTGGATGAAAATAAATTAAGAGAAAACCTCAAATATTTTTTACAGGCCATCATTCCAACTTGCGAAGAATGTGATATTAAGATGGCGATTCATCCCGATGATCCTCCAAAAAGTATTTTTGGCTTACCAAGAATAGTTAAAAACTTTGAGGATTTAAAAGGAATTATACAGATGGTTGATAGCCCTAGCAATTGCTTGACATTGTGTACAGGATCTTTGGGAGAGAATCCGAATAATGATTTACCTTCCATAATTCATTATTTCGGTGACCGAAATAAGATTGCTTTTGCTCATTGTAGAAATATAAAATTCACCGATAAAGAAAGCTTTCATGAAGTTGCCCACTTATCTAGCATGGGATCTTTGGATATGTATGAAATTATGAAAGCTCTTTATGATGTGGGTTTTGACGGATATATGAGACCAGATCATGGAAGAATGATATGGGGTGAAAATGGCCGACCAGGTTATGGACTTTATGATCGTGCTCTAGGAATTGCATACTTGAATGGCCTGTGGGAAGCAGTAGCAAAATCTGAGGCT
- a CDS encoding mannitol dehydrogenase family protein — protein MLKLNKNFMENKNEFLSKGIKLPCYKLDEVKKNTIRKPTWIHFGGGNIFRCFHASIQQNLINKGLSNTGIIVVNTSSDETIKKIYHANDNLTLMCVTKANGEIDKEIIGSVVESHYYSNSNSSSTKRVKNVFANQSLQMVSITITEKGYSLKKPNGQYSNIVKNDIDNGPEYAKHTISILTALLYERYNKGAYPIALLSTDNFSHNGDKLKSTILEIAKLWKTNGFVNEGFINYLQNDRIVSFPLSVIDRITPRPSENVLNKLIELGFESMDIIQTKGHSVYAPFVNTEDAHYLVVEDNFPNGRPPFEEAGVYLTNKQTVDKVEKMKVCTCLNPLHTAMAVYGCLLGYSTIADEMNDPQIRELIKKVGYKEGLPVVEDPEIIDPHQFIDEVINKRLPNKNIPDTPQRIASDTSQKLAIRYGETIKLYKDKAKNLSYIPLVIAGWIRYLMGLNDEGKKMELSPDPMLDELQSSISGIKFGAPESVANNLYDILSNESIFGIDLYKVGLGSKVEEYVKELIIGPGSIRATLKKYLA, from the coding sequence ATGCTTAAACTTAATAAAAATTTCATGGAAAACAAAAACGAATTTTTGAGTAAGGGAATTAAATTACCCTGTTACAAACTTGATGAAGTAAAGAAGAATACCATTCGTAAACCTACTTGGATTCATTTTGGCGGTGGAAACATCTTTAGATGTTTCCACGCCTCTATCCAGCAAAATCTAATTAATAAGGGATTGTCAAATACAGGAATCATCGTAGTAAATACATCCAGTGATGAAACCATAAAAAAAATATACCATGCAAATGATAATCTAACATTAATGTGTGTAACCAAAGCAAATGGAGAGATTGATAAAGAAATTATTGGAAGTGTTGTAGAGAGCCATTATTACTCAAACAGTAACTCTTCATCGACAAAAAGGGTAAAAAATGTTTTTGCAAACCAATCATTGCAAATGGTTTCTATCACAATAACAGAAAAAGGATATAGTTTGAAGAAACCTAATGGCCAATATTCAAACATTGTTAAAAATGATATTGATAATGGACCAGAATACGCAAAACATACTATTTCAATTCTAACAGCGTTATTATATGAAAGATATAACAAAGGTGCTTATCCAATAGCATTGCTAAGTACTGATAATTTTTCCCATAACGGGGATAAATTAAAATCAACTATACTAGAGATTGCAAAGTTATGGAAAACTAATGGTTTTGTAAATGAAGGCTTTATAAATTATCTACAAAACGATCGTATAGTTTCTTTTCCTTTGAGTGTGATAGATAGGATTACACCAAGACCTTCGGAAAATGTTTTAAACAAATTGATAGAATTGGGATTCGAATCAATGGATATTATACAGACAAAGGGGCACTCTGTTTATGCTCCTTTTGTAAATACAGAGGATGCTCACTATTTAGTTGTTGAAGATAATTTTCCAAATGGGCGACCTCCTTTTGAAGAAGCTGGCGTTTACCTTACAAATAAACAAACTGTTGATAAAGTTGAAAAAATGAAGGTGTGTACTTGTCTAAATCCTTTGCACACAGCAATGGCCGTTTATGGATGTTTATTAGGTTATTCTACAATTGCTGATGAAATGAATGATCCCCAAATTAGGGAATTAATTAAAAAAGTTGGCTATAAGGAAGGGCTGCCTGTTGTGGAAGATCCAGAGATCATTGACCCCCATCAGTTCATAGATGAAGTAATAAATAAAAGGCTTCCAAATAAGAATATACCTGATACACCTCAAAGGATTGCGTCAGATACATCGCAGAAACTAGCCATAAGATATGGCGAAACAATTAAATTGTATAAAGACAAAGCCAAGAACCTAAGCTATATCCCTTTGGTTATTGCTGGATGGATAAGGTATTTAATGGGGTTGAATGATGAAGGAAAAAAGATGGAATTGAGTCCAGATCCAATGCTTGACGAGCTGCAAAGTTCTATTTCTGGTATAAAATTTGGCGCACCGGAATCTGTGGCAAACAACTTGTATGATATTCTTTCTAATGAATCCATTTTCGGTATTGACCTATATAAGGTTGGACTTGGGTCAAAGGTTGAAGAATATGTAAAAGAGCTAATCATTGGACCCGGATCAATAAGGGCTACACTTAAGAAATATTTAGCTTAA
- a CDS encoding glycoside hydrolase family 31 protein has translation MLLKNFLSINKMKNGYYVKGDAADIKIIFMTDDIIRVRVSFNRQWTEESYSLVMTAWEDRLDYLFPEEREKIKALDIPMEETDKEIVFYTNTMKLVMCKSPLHFSLYQLNGEKLYSDLPLRAFEQDQLGRVSHYNQIDFKNDHFYGFGEKTGKLDKKGRRMRMTPKDAIGHDPETGDPLYKHIPFYIKLNKNNQHALGLFYHNSYDAVFDMGNEISGYWPRYSYYQADGGDIDLFFINGPSVGQVLDNYTKLTGKQAMAPKHSFGYTASTMYYAELEKDCDKEIYEVINKYVDEKMYIDNFKLASGYSSGEKDNLRYTFNWNKKRFPNPEGFIKKMNELGIDVIPNLKPGILFNHPYSNEFEKNNVFVKSPDGKEDYTGRWWGGSGRFIDFTNPTGRDTWKKLLQETILSKGITTVWNDNCEYDGIEDRNAICDFDGKKGTMAQLKIMHSNLMAYIAKKAIFELYPNHRPYIINRAGFAGIQRYAQTWGGDNLTDWRTLKFNIATILGMGLSGVANFGCDIGGFAGNAPEGELLLRWIQNGIFQPRFCINSANDDNTVTQPWMYEEYNKYVRHAYSMRYKMLPYLYSLMYDAHINGKPIMRPLFFEFQNDINCYNDENMTFMFGPSVLVASVLEKGAKTRKVYLPKGCKWYDINNNLKEYEGGQVIEIPVTLDSIPMFLRGNGIFITNNDVTHISTDTMTSLDILIGGESDGTFYFYDDDGISNDFKNGVYEYTKIDVTGDSRKRISFETTGDYKNSISSLNIKLINKEKGAYWVTADNKEIPRFLNRDTWEAADEGWYYELSDRTILVKCKKPQKEKFEIMVSSEEFNLIGM, from the coding sequence ATGCTTTTAAAAAACTTTTTGTCTATAAATAAAATGAAGAATGGTTACTATGTGAAAGGCGATGCAGCTGATATTAAGATCATTTTTATGACGGATGATATCATACGTGTACGGGTTTCATTTAACAGACAGTGGACGGAAGAGTCATATAGTTTGGTTATGACTGCATGGGAAGATCGTTTGGACTATCTATTTCCCGAGGAACGCGAAAAAATAAAAGCACTGGACATTCCTATGGAAGAAACAGATAAGGAAATAGTTTTTTATACAAATACAATGAAATTAGTAATGTGTAAATCACCACTACATTTTTCCTTATATCAGTTAAACGGTGAAAAGTTATATAGCGATTTACCGTTAAGGGCTTTTGAGCAAGATCAATTAGGAAGAGTTTCTCATTATAATCAAATAGATTTCAAAAATGATCATTTTTATGGATTTGGTGAAAAAACAGGTAAATTGGATAAAAAGGGCAGAAGAATGCGAATGACACCTAAAGATGCAATTGGTCATGACCCGGAAACGGGAGATCCATTGTATAAACATATACCTTTTTATATTAAATTGAATAAAAATAATCAACATGCCCTTGGACTTTTTTATCATAATTCATATGACGCGGTATTTGATATGGGAAATGAAATTAGTGGTTATTGGCCACGTTATAGCTACTATCAGGCTGACGGAGGGGACATTGATTTATTTTTTATTAACGGCCCCTCAGTTGGACAGGTCCTAGATAACTATACAAAGTTAACAGGAAAGCAAGCAATGGCTCCAAAACATAGCTTTGGATACACTGCTTCAACTATGTATTATGCTGAATTAGAAAAGGATTGTGACAAAGAAATATATGAGGTAATTAATAAATATGTTGATGAAAAGATGTATATAGACAATTTTAAATTAGCATCAGGTTACTCATCTGGGGAAAAAGACAATCTAAGATATACTTTTAATTGGAATAAGAAACGATTTCCTAATCCCGAGGGATTTATAAAAAAAATGAATGAACTGGGCATTGATGTCATTCCTAATTTAAAACCGGGTATATTGTTTAATCATCCATATAGTAATGAATTTGAAAAAAATAATGTCTTTGTGAAAAGTCCTGATGGTAAAGAAGATTATACTGGTCGTTGGTGGGGGGGATCCGGAAGATTTATAGATTTTACAAATCCTACAGGCAGGGATACATGGAAAAAATTACTTCAAGAAACTATTTTAAGTAAGGGTATTACAACTGTATGGAATGATAATTGTGAATATGATGGCATAGAGGATCGGAATGCAATATGTGATTTTGATGGAAAGAAAGGAACCATGGCTCAACTAAAAATTATGCACTCCAATTTAATGGCTTATATTGCAAAAAAGGCTATTTTTGAACTTTATCCGAACCATCGTCCTTATATTATAAATCGTGCTGGATTTGCGGGTATTCAAAGATATGCACAGACATGGGGAGGCGATAATTTAACGGATTGGCGTACATTAAAATTCAATATCGCTACTATTTTGGGTATGGGATTATCAGGAGTAGCTAATTTTGGTTGCGATATCGGGGGGTTTGCTGGAAACGCTCCAGAGGGGGAACTCTTACTAAGATGGATACAAAATGGCATATTTCAGCCAAGATTCTGTATTAATTCAGCTAACGATGATAATACAGTAACCCAACCATGGATGTATGAGGAATACAATAAATATGTTCGCCATGCGTATAGCATGCGTTATAAGATGTTACCATATTTATATTCTTTAATGTACGATGCCCATATTAATGGAAAACCAATAATGCGACCTTTGTTTTTTGAATTTCAAAATGACATCAATTGTTATAATGATGAAAACATGACATTTATGTTTGGTCCATCGGTTTTGGTAGCCAGTGTACTTGAAAAAGGAGCAAAAACAAGGAAAGTGTATTTACCAAAGGGTTGCAAATGGTACGATATTAATAATAACCTGAAAGAATATGAAGGTGGTCAAGTAATTGAAATTCCAGTCACACTAGATAGTATTCCTATGTTTTTGAGGGGTAATGGAATTTTTATTACAAATAATGATGTTACACATATTTCAACAGATACGATGACGAGTCTTGATATTCTAATCGGGGGAGAATCAGATGGTACCTTCTATTTTTATGATGATGACGGTATAAGTAATGACTTTAAAAATGGTGTATATGAGTATACGAAAATAGATGTGACTGGTGATTCTCGTAAACGGATTTCTTTTGAAACAACAGGGGATTATAAAAATAGTATATCCTCCCTTAATATTAAGCTGATTAATAAGGAGAAAGGAGCGTATTGGGTTACAGCTGACAATAAAGAAATACCACGTTTTCTTAATAGGGACACCTGGGAAGCTGCGGATGAAGGTTGGTATTATGAGTTGTCAGATAGAACGATTTTAGTAAAGTGTAAGAAACCACAAAAAGAAAAGTTTGAAATTATGGTTTCTAGTGAGGAATTTAATTTAATTGGTATGTAA
- a CDS encoding MFS transporter — translation MNKEKASKIYQPRKINIFRAIGFGLPDVMGGGAFTIIGAWLLFFWTTYAGLTAVEAASILGIARVVDAFISLFMGSISDNFYRTAIGKKFGRRHFFLLIGSPLMLVFILMWITGMGYWYYLISYLLFEIVAGMVLIPWETLPTEMTEDYTKRTLFSTTRMFISSSGVFLATFVPGQLFKFFGENSAAPFLYNAIFFAVIYVICVFIAYKSTWERQITPEIEANLRKTASSGLWETLKKQCKDYFSTLRLKSFRKHLIIYLFSFTSKDVFNAVFAYFCVSALMVSPTTSANVLSLSIIGPLVIILSGFLMVKFGPRWLYSVSYSCEIIALCGFYVLFATKPSSMVILLFAFGFLYNFGLAILQFVPWNVYPLIPDLDEIVTKQHREGIYAGVMTFVRKSTVAVATVCVGYFLDMGGYVEGSIHQTTGAQNTIAAVLIGGTGILLLVALLEAQTFHLNKRTHGIVRDELNRLRAGGDKNSADPKTKNVIENLTGYKWENVWEDEQFGKKHVIK, via the coding sequence ATGAATAAAGAAAAGGCATCAAAGATATATCAACCGAGAAAGATAAATATTTTTCGTGCAATTGGATTTGGACTGCCTGATGTAATGGGAGGTGGCGCATTCACGATTATTGGTGCCTGGCTTTTATTCTTTTGGACTACATATGCTGGTCTAACTGCGGTGGAAGCGGCTTCAATACTCGGTATTGCCCGTGTTGTTGATGCTTTTATAAGTTTATTCATGGGAAGTATCAGTGATAATTTTTATCGAACCGCTATTGGTAAGAAGTTTGGACGTAGACATTTTTTTCTTTTAATAGGTTCTCCGCTTATGCTTGTTTTCATTTTAATGTGGATCACAGGTATGGGGTATTGGTACTATTTGATTAGTTATTTATTGTTCGAAATAGTCGCAGGAATGGTTTTGATTCCTTGGGAAACGCTACCGACAGAAATGACTGAAGATTATACAAAGAGAACGTTATTTTCAACAACCAGAATGTTCATATCCTCTTCAGGTGTTTTTTTAGCAACGTTTGTTCCGGGACAACTATTCAAATTTTTTGGTGAGAATAGTGCAGCACCTTTTTTATACAATGCGATATTTTTTGCGGTTATTTATGTGATTTGTGTTTTTATTGCTTACAAGAGTACATGGGAACGCCAAATTACTCCAGAGATTGAAGCTAATCTGCGAAAAACTGCTTCTTCTGGACTTTGGGAAACTTTAAAGAAGCAATGCAAGGATTATTTCTCTACTTTACGGTTAAAGTCATTTCGTAAACATCTCATTATTTATTTATTTTCATTTACATCAAAGGATGTGTTTAATGCTGTATTTGCATACTTTTGTGTTTCTGCATTGATGGTGAGTCCAACAACGAGTGCTAATGTCTTGTCGCTTAGCATCATAGGGCCGTTGGTAATTATTTTATCGGGCTTCCTAATGGTCAAATTTGGGCCACGTTGGCTATACAGTGTATCCTATAGCTGTGAAATTATTGCATTATGTGGCTTTTATGTACTCTTTGCCACTAAACCAAGTAGTATGGTCATTCTACTATTTGCCTTTGGATTCCTTTATAACTTTGGTCTTGCTATTTTGCAGTTTGTACCGTGGAATGTATATCCTCTAATACCGGATTTGGATGAAATTGTTACGAAACAACATCGTGAGGGTATCTATGCTGGGGTAATGACATTCGTCAGAAAATCAACAGTTGCTGTTGCCACCGTTTGTGTAGGGTACTTTCTAGATATGGGAGGATATGTAGAAGGAAGTATTCATCAAACTACTGGAGCTCAAAATACAATTGCGGCGGTGTTGATTGGTGGGACAGGAATCCTACTGTTAGTTGCATTATTGGAAGCGCAGACTTTCCACCTAAACAAAAGGACACATGGGATTGTGCGGGATGAGTTGAACCGACTTCGGGCAGGAGGTGATAAAAACAGTGCAGATCCAAAAACAAAAAATGTTATTGAAAATTTGACTGGTTACAAATGGGAAAATGTTTGGGAAGATGAACAGTTTGGTAAAAAACATGTTATAAAATAA
- a CDS encoding bifunctional 4-hydroxy-2-oxoglutarate aldolase/2-dehydro-3-deoxy-phosphogluconate aldolase encodes MSYIQQLEESKIIAIMRGVDPDDVFAIAKALKKGGVKVFEVTLDSPNALDVIKQLSEKAEDDMLIGAGTVLDPESARMAIHSGAKFIISPTMNINTIEMTKRYGALSIPGCLTPTEILTAYEHGADIVKVFPAGTMGPRYFKDVSGPLSQIPLMATGGINEENMLDFLDTGIIAIGLGSSLVPKKILNAADLEQLTDKASQLVQLTK; translated from the coding sequence GTGTCTTATATTCAGCAATTAGAGGAAAGCAAAATTATTGCAATTATGCGTGGAGTAGATCCCGATGATGTATTTGCAATTGCTAAAGCACTAAAAAAAGGTGGAGTCAAGGTATTTGAGGTAACACTTGATTCTCCAAACGCTTTGGATGTTATTAAACAATTATCCGAAAAGGCAGAAGATGATATGTTGATCGGGGCAGGGACGGTGCTTGACCCTGAATCAGCGAGAATGGCGATCCATTCCGGAGCAAAGTTCATCATCTCGCCTACGATGAACATAAATACGATTGAAATGACCAAGCGATATGGCGCCTTAAGTATTCCTGGGTGTCTAACCCCAACTGAAATCCTAACCGCATATGAACATGGTGCGGATATCGTAAAGGTGTTTCCAGCGGGTACCATGGGTCCACGGTATTTTAAAGATGTGTCAGGGCCTTTATCACAAATACCGTTAATGGCTACAGGAGGCATCAATGAGGAGAATATGCTAGATTTTCTGGACACAGGAATCATTGCTATCGGGTTAGGAAGTTCTTTGGTCCCTAAGAAGATTTTAAATGCTGCAGATTTGGAACAGTTAACTGATAAAGCATCGCAGCTAGTACAACTTACCAAATAA
- a CDS encoding sugar kinase: MLKDVVTIGDAMITFDPITKGPLRYVHSFERKIGGAELNFAIGCARLGIQTGFISRIGNDGFGQYIFNFIRGEGIDISQVKLIDGYPTSINFKEILEDGSGRTFYYRDRSPTEALTKDSIDEDYLKNTKILHITGVFAAIDPKNMSILEHTVQLAKKHGVKVSLDPNIRLKLWSIDEARANLLKLLPYVDFVFSGEEEARWLFGDKSIEQYITIFKEYGPDHIVIKRGEKGATGYANGELRNVTAKQPKKVVDTVGAGDGFNAGYIYSYLHGYSLEQSLEFANTIGSMVVTVAGDNEGLPYLDDVLMHMGKRNYIER, from the coding sequence ATGCTGAAGGATGTGGTAACTATCGGGGATGCCATGATAACTTTTGACCCGATTACCAAGGGGCCATTGAGGTATGTACATTCCTTTGAACGAAAAATTGGTGGGGCAGAACTTAATTTTGCTATTGGATGTGCCAGATTAGGGATACAAACTGGATTCATTAGCCGGATTGGCAACGATGGGTTTGGTCAATATATTTTTAATTTTATTCGTGGAGAAGGAATCGATATCTCACAGGTTAAACTAATAGATGGGTATCCCACTTCGATCAATTTCAAGGAGATTTTAGAGGACGGATCTGGTAGGACATTTTATTATCGGGATCGTTCCCCAACAGAAGCGCTGACAAAAGACAGTATCGATGAAGATTATCTTAAAAATACGAAGATCCTTCATATAACAGGTGTATTTGCAGCGATCGATCCGAAAAACATGTCTATTTTAGAACATACCGTACAACTTGCTAAAAAACATGGCGTAAAGGTCTCACTCGATCCAAATATTCGCTTGAAATTATGGAGTATCGATGAGGCAAGAGCGAACTTGTTAAAACTATTACCATATGTCGATTTTGTCTTTTCTGGGGAAGAAGAAGCAAGATGGCTATTTGGTGATAAATCAATCGAACAATATATCACTATTTTTAAAGAGTATGGTCCAGACCACATTGTGATTAAGCGTGGGGAAAAGGGGGCAACCGGCTATGCTAATGGAGAATTACGAAACGTTACTGCCAAACAACCAAAAAAAGTAGTGGACACTGTAGGTGCAGGCGATGGATTTAATGCTGGTTATATTTATTCCTATTTGCACGGATATAGTTTAGAACAATCATTGGAATTTGCGAATACGATCGGTTCGATGGTTGTAACTGTTGCAGGAGATAATGAAGGTCTTCCATATTTGGATGATGTTCTGATGCACATGGGGAAAAGAAATTATATTGAAAGATGA
- a CDS encoding LacI family DNA-binding transcriptional regulator codes for MKKASIADVAKAANVSKSTVSQYLNKRFNYMGENTKNRIKAAIEELNYQPNYIARSLKQKKTSTIGVIVANILHTFSTQIIRSIEDYCQSNQFHVIVCNADDDPEKEKNYIDMLRAKQVDGLIIFPTGENLNLYQELINENYPLVFMDRLSPNGEGCSVLLDNEKASSLAVQHLIDEGIHEIGMVTTSYNQHLTPRFERVEGYRKVMAENGLIVQDDWIIHTEISEMKAAIKHLLQSSHPPKGILAGNDLTLMEILKFFKEENVKIPDDIALVGIDEVPFALAFHPTITTVAQPTFEMGTKAASLLLQKINKTDAELEQSVYRFEPKLLIRESSSGHIQEKRGI; via the coding sequence ATGAAAAAAGCAAGTATTGCAGATGTAGCTAAAGCAGCAAATGTATCTAAGAGTACTGTTTCTCAATATTTAAATAAACGCTTCAATTATATGGGGGAAAACACGAAAAATCGAATTAAAGCGGCAATAGAAGAGTTGAATTACCAACCAAATTATATAGCCCGTAGTTTGAAGCAAAAGAAAACATCTACTATAGGTGTGATTGTTGCGAATATACTGCATACCTTTTCGACCCAAATTATTCGATCCATCGAGGATTATTGCCAATCGAATCAATTTCATGTCATCGTGTGCAATGCGGATGATGACCCGGAAAAAGAAAAAAATTATATTGACATGCTAAGGGCGAAACAAGTTGATGGTCTCATTATATTTCCTACCGGGGAAAATCTTAATTTATATCAAGAGTTAATAAATGAAAATTACCCGCTTGTTTTCATGGACCGTCTTAGTCCGAATGGGGAAGGTTGTTCCGTCTTGTTGGATAACGAAAAGGCAAGTTCTCTCGCTGTTCAGCATTTAATTGATGAGGGGATACATGAGATTGGAATGGTAACAACCTCATATAACCAGCACCTGACACCTCGGTTTGAACGGGTGGAAGGGTATCGAAAGGTTATGGCGGAAAATGGTTTAATCGTTCAGGATGATTGGATCATTCATACAGAAATAAGCGAAATGAAGGCCGCGATTAAACATTTGTTGCAATCATCTCATCCTCCTAAAGGGATCCTTGCAGGTAATGACTTGACGTTGATGGAGATACTTAAATTTTTTAAGGAAGAGAACGTAAAAATTCCAGATGATATTGCTCTTGTTGGTATTGACGAAGTTCCGTTTGCTTTAGCATTCCATCCAACAATTACAACAGTTGCGCAACCTACATTTGAAATGGGAACGAAAGCTGCAAGTTTGTTACTTCAAAAAATTAACAAAACTGATGCGGAATTGGAACAGTCGGTGTATCGATTTGAGCCAAAATTACTTATTCGAGAGTCGAGTAGTGGACACATACAGGAAAAGAGGGGGATTTGA
- a CDS encoding AtuA-related protein, giving the protein MEEMKLLDIAHSRAGDKGDKLSLSLIPYNEEDYEWLCENITAEKVKSHMKDIILGKVTRYEAPNIKALNFVCHNSLMGGVTTSLAMDTHGKSLSSALLEMEIDRIDL; this is encoded by the coding sequence ATGGAAGAAATGAAATTATTAGATATTGCCCACAGCAGGGCAGGGGATAAAGGAGATAAGCTAAGTCTTTCACTCATTCCTTATAACGAGGAGGATTATGAATGGTTATGTGAAAATATCACAGCGGAAAAAGTTAAGTCCCATATGAAGGATATTATACTAGGAAAAGTTACTCGGTATGAGGCACCCAATATAAAGGCATTGAATTTTGTCTGCCATAATAGTTTAATGGGTGGGGTAACGACATCACTAGCAATGGATACGCATGGGAAGAGTTTGAGTAGTGCGCTTTTGGAAATGGAAATTGACAGAATAGATCTGTAA